The DNA sequence CTAAAGGAGATTTTATGGCAGATAATAATGTCAGCGGTTCAAAATCGCTGTTTGAAATCCTTTTTCCATATATTCGGTATATTTTCAAACGTTTAGTATCAATAATTCCGGTATTAATAATCATGTCGGTTGCTATATATATACTTATTAACATGATGCCGGGAGACCCGATACTGGCAATGCTTGATCCAGAAAAGACCAAGGCTATGACGCCGGAAGAAAGAGCCCTATATATTGAAAATATGAGAAAATTTTTAGGATACGATAAGGGCCCTGTAGAAAGATATTTTTTATGGATGGGCGATACTTTTCGAGGAGAATTCGGGTATTCGATAAAATACAATAAACCCGTAAACGAGTTTATAGGGACATATATAAAACGGTCTTTTAAAATAAATATTTGGGGCTTCCTTTTAGCCTTTTTAATTTCAATTCCTTTGGGAATTACGGCAGCGGTAAAAAAGAACAGCCTTTTTGATAAAACCGTAACGGTTTTGACAATAATAGGAATATCACTGCCTTCGTTTTTCTTGGCATTACTTTTAATAATGATATTTGTTATCTTTATGAAAATTCTGCCGTTTTCCGGAATGTCGGATCCGAGAGGAATCCTGCCCAGCTGGCATTATATCATATTACCGGTTACGGTAGTTGTTCTTACCTCTCTTGTAGGCCTAATCAGGTATATAAGGTCCGCTATGATA is a window from the Treponema denticola genome containing:
- a CDS encoding ABC transporter permease, giving the protein MADNNVSGSKSLFEILFPYIRYIFKRLVSIIPVLIIMSVAIYILINMMPGDPILAMLDPEKTKAMTPEERALYIENMRKFLGYDKGPVERYFLWMGDTFRGEFGYSIKYNKPVNEFIGTYIKRSFKINIWGFLLAFLISIPLGITAAVKKNSLFDKTVTVLTIIGISLPSFFLALLLIMIFVIFMKILPFSGMSDPRGILPSWHYIILPVTVVVLTSLVGLIRYIRSAMIDILKSDYIRTARAKGLAEKVVIYRHAFQNALIPVVTLIGLSIPALFGGSIIVEKIFAYPGMGLLMNYSYSFKDRAVLQTVLLFFGFLTLLGNIFIDVGYMVVDPRIREGKV